One window from the genome of Scatophagus argus isolate fScaArg1 chromosome 13, fScaArg1.pri, whole genome shotgun sequence encodes:
- the LOC124069672 gene encoding CCN family member 1-like — MGAPKALATSPLGLVLDTEKIFFTQEGKLKLLKMWKVFAVAVILCGTLVSASCPKDCRCPPDIPRCAAGVSLTLDGCGCCKVCARQLFEDCSKMQPCDHTKGLECNFGGAYGSVKGICRAKSDGRTCEYNNKIFQNGEIFRPNCKHQCTCMDGAVGCVSLCPHELTLPRLGCAKPRRVKAPGRCCEQIVCHEEGKPESSEVKKHRKKHSSKGSRLSEDDLTNRNELAPVWRRESKSLPAFRSDPVDHMLVRGFECVSQSTPWSPCSTSCGTGVSTRWTNSNAECKLVKETRICEVRPCSQTIFSRLKKGQKCNPTQTASRPVKLSFAGCHSLKKLQLRYCGSCSDGRCCRPHRTQTSPVRFRCRNGKIVSKMVMMIESCKCNLNCSGGDKQTAATLFKSTD, encoded by the exons ATGGGGGCTCCAAAAGCATTAGCCACTTCACCGCTGGGTCTGGTGTTAGACACagagaagatttttttcacTCAGGAAGGAAAACTTAAGCTGCTGAAGATGTGGAAagtgtttgctgttgctgtgatcCTCTGTGGCACTCTG GTGTCAGCCTCATGTCCAAAGGACTGTCGATGCCCCCCTGACATCCCCAGATGTGCAGCAGGTGTCAGTCTTACGCTGGATGGCTGTGGGTGCTGTAAAGTTTGTGCACGGCAGCTCTTTGAGGACTGCAGCAAGATGCAGCCATGCGACCACACAAAGGGACTGGAGTGCAACTTTGGAGGGGCCTATGGTTCTGTTAAGGGCATCTGTCGAG CCAAATCAGACGGGAGAACGTGTGAATACAACAACAAGATTTTCCAGAATGGGGAAATCTTCCGTCCAAACTGCAAACACCAGTGCACGTGTATGGACGGCGCTGTTGGATGCGTCTCCCTCTGCCCACACGAGCTCACGCTGCCCAGACTGGGCTGTGCAAAGCCCAGACGGGTCAAGGCACCGGGAAGGTGCTGTGAACAAATCGTCTGCCATGAGGAAGGGAAGCCAGAGAGCTCTGAGGTGAAAAAGCACAGGAAGAAGCACAGCAGCAAAGGCAGCAGACTGTCTGAAGATGACCTTACAAACAGGAATGAGTTGGCTCCTGTGTGGAGAAGAGAATCAAAGTCTTTACCTG ctttcaggAGTGACCCAGTGGACCACATGTTGGTCAGAGGATTCGAGTGTGTGTCTCAGTCCACACCTTGGTCCCCCTGCTCCACATCCTGCGGCACTGGAGTGTCCACCAGGTGGACGAACAGCAACGCCGAGTGCAAACTGGTGAAAGAGACTCGGATCTGTGAAGTTCGTCCATGCAGCCAAACGATCTTTAGCAGATTGAAG AAAGGTCAGAAATGTAACCCCACACAAACCGCCAGCCGTCCGGTTAAACTGTCCTTCGCAGGCTGCCATAGCCTGAAGAAGCTCCAGCTGAGGTACTGCGGGTCCTGCTCCGACGGGCGATGCTGCAGGCCTCATCGAACTCAAACGTCACCCGTGCGCTTCCGATGCAGAAATGGCAAGATCGTCAGcaagatggtgatgatgatcgAGTCCTGCAAGTGTAACCTAAACTGTTCCGGCGGCGACAAACAGACAGCTGCCACACTTTTTAAATCCACAGACtga
- the bcl10 gene encoding B-cell lymphoma/leukemia 10: MDVPHLTEDEMAEIKKDVLTRLRHYLCDKIRAERHLDYLRSRRILTRDDAEEISCRTTQTKRTAMLLDILAENPRGLDALTDSIREMRSQNFIIAKITDEVQKAKNEKLESLRVGASCSSPDSTLNTPSTTSDLSTIFSHNSTLLLHPDGERSPSTSDVADVSLNLPSLQKSGVSPSVAGASIGVASSTTSSSLPRPGDPGAPPLPDEVMVESPSNLDAGTPGCTSSGGDPNFQPLRSRSLTPTSHRSIF; this comes from the exons ATGGATGTTCCTCATCTCACTGAAGATGAAATGGCAGAGATTAAAAAGGAC GTGCTGACCAGACTGCGGCACTACCTCTGCGACAAGATCAGGGCGGAACGCCACCTCGACTACCTGCGCTCTCGCAGAATCTTGACTCGGGATGACGCGGAGGAAATCAGCTGCAGGACCACGCAGACCAAGAGGACGGCCATGTTGTTGGACATACTGGCTGAGAACCCTCGGGGCCTGGATGCCTTGACCGACTCCATAAGGGAGATGCGCTCGCAAAACTTTATCATCGCCAAAATCACGGATGAGGTGCAGAAGGCCAAAAACGAGAAGCTCGAGTCTCTCAGAG TGGGGGCTTCCTGTTCATCGCCCGACAGCACCCTCAACACTCCGAGCACAACCAGTGACCTCTCCACCATATTTTCACACAACTCCACCTTGCTCCTCCACCCAGATGGAGAACGAAGCCCTTCCACTTCGGACGTGGCAGACGTATCACTCAATCTGCCATCGTTACAGAAAAGTGGTGTCTCGCCCTCCGTGGCTGGTGCTAGCATCGGTGTAgcttcctccaccacctcctccagcctcCCGAGACCCGGAGACCCGGGAGCTCCGCCGCTGCCGGATGAGGTGATGGTCGAATCTCCCTCCAACTTAGACGCTGGAACGCCGGGATGCACCAGCAGCGGAGGGGACCCAAACTTCCAGCCGCTGCGGTCACGCTCGCTCACCCCAACGTCACATAGGAGCATCTTTTAA
- the mcoln3a gene encoding mucolipin-3 has product MEDCEQLLAARSEERRLNGHCSAHTQGPESKVVQDFRRRLKYFFMNPCEKYRARGRKPWKLMLQILKIAIITIQLVSFGLSNEMMVTFKDENLMTFKHLFLKGYKDHRLGRYALYTKAEVYDHIYFVINKYIHLQNLTVGNLAYEMVDGKYTPLSVCQEFYRNSSIDPGNETFDIDPHIDKDCFSIYPMQLFDNSSLQTDVNFSFDFKRLLSVSIYFTLKTINLQTVRHHELPDCYDFHIMILFDNCAHSGKITVDVENDVRIYECRDWNVEGTSDKIDYLLLLFDSVVILACLTSLILCMRSVINGIQLQFEFSIFFHAYYNKIVTWSDRMEFVNGWYILIIVSDTLTIAGSALKIGIQTKYLTNYDVCSILLGTATMLVWVGVIRYLGFFKKYNILILTLRAAFPNVIRFCCCAAMIYLGYCFCGWIVLGPYHDKFRTLDKVTECLFSLINGDDMYATFLNMRDKSYMVWLFSRLYLYSFISLFIYMVLSLFIGLITDTYETIKHHQKEKEPVSQLQAFIAECSDQPESGRYQTDEEPTSCCLPSCCCFG; this is encoded by the exons ATGGAGGACTGTGAGCAGCTGTTGGCCGCCaggtcagaggagaggaggctgaaCGGCCACTGCAGCGCTCACACTCAGGGGCCGGAGTCGAAGGTGGTGCAGGACTTCAGACGGAGGCTCAAGTACTTCTTCATGAACCCCTGTGAGAAATACAGAGCCAGGGGTCGTAAACCGTGGAAACTGATGTTGCAAATACTAAAAATCGCAATCATCACAATCCAG TTAGTCTCCTTCGGCCTGAGCAACGAAATGATGGTCACCTTCAAAGACGAAAATCTGATGACGTTCAAACATCTGTTTCTAAAAGGATACAAGGACCACCGGCTGGGAAGATATGCGCTGTACACAAAGGCAGAAGTCTATGATCACATCTACTTTGTTATCAACAAG TACATCCATCTGCAAAACCTGACGGTGGGTAACCTCGCGTACGAGATGGTTGACGGAAAGTACacccctctgtctgtgtgccaaGAGTtttacagaaacagcagcatcGATCCTGGAAATGAGACCTTTGACATTGATCCGCATATTGATAAAG ATTGCTTTTCCATCTATCCCATGCAGTTGTTTGACAACAGCAGTTTGCAGACAGATGTGAACTTCTCCTTCGATTTTAAAAG GCTGCTATCAGTGAGCATCTACTTCACGCTGAAAACCATCAACCTGCAGACTGTTCGCCACCATGAGCTGCCCGACTGTTACGACTTCCATATCATG ATCCTGTTTGACAACTGTGCACACAGTGGAAAGATAACGgtggatgttgaaaatgacGTAAGAATTTATGAATGCAGAGACTGGAATGTGGAAGGCACCT CTGATAAAATCGATTACCTCCTCCTGTTGTTTGATTCTGTGGTCATCCTCGCCTGCTTGAcctctctcatcctctgcatGCGATCCGTCATCAACGGCATCCAACTCCAGTTT GAGTTCAGCATATTCTTCCATGCTTACTACAATAAAATCGTGACTTGGTCAGACCGCATGGAGTTTGTGAATGGCTGGTATATCCTCATCATTGTGAGTGACACGCTGACCATTGCTGGCTCGGCGCTCAAAATTGGCATTCAAAcaaag TACCTGACAAACTACGATGTCTGCAGCATCTTGCTGGGAACAGCCACAATGCTCGTCTGGGTCGGTGTGATTCGTTACCTTGGTTTCTTCAAGAAATACAAC ATATTAATCTTAACCCTAAGGGCAGCTTTTCCAAATGTGATCCGATTCTGCTGCTGTGCGGCCATGATCTACCTGGGGTACTGTTTCTGTGGCTGGATCGTCCTTGGGCCTTACCATGACAAG ttccGAACACTTGACAAGGTGACAGAGtgcctcttctctctcatcaACGGGGACGACATGTACGCCACCTTCCTGAATATGAGAGACAAGAGCTACATGGTGTGGCTGTTCAGCAGACTTTACCTCTACTCCTTCATCTCCCTCTTCATCTACATGGTGCTCAGCCTGTTCATCGGCCTCATTACTGACACTTATGAGACCATCAAG CATCACCAGAAAGAAAAGGAGCCAGTGTCCCAGCTTCAAGCCTTCATAGCAGAGTGCAGCGACCAGCCTGAATCTGGAAGatatcagactgatgaagaGCCAACATCCTGCTGCCTCCCTTCGTGCTGCTGCTTTGGATGA